The Vulpes vulpes isolate BD-2025 chromosome 8, VulVul3, whole genome shotgun sequence genome has a window encoding:
- the KLRF2 gene encoding LOW QUALITY PROTEIN: killer cell lectin-like receptor subfamily F member 2 (The sequence of the model RefSeq protein was modified relative to this genomic sequence to represent the inferred CDS: deleted 1 base in 1 codon; substituted 1 base at 1 genomic stop codon) encodes MENADGYMVLDYKNRFKFRQKSKGFSLYLQYYCLMLVCSCIGILIFMITLICLNFWGKRMDFSQKAIISPLVGNNYLCSKDWLLNQKKCYMFSISSKTWNESHLAPSSESQHDCANLQAHLPVIQTFKELEFIQRTLKPGSPGWIGLYVTSPGKWIFLIIGPTDHKRCALITGNQVYSEDCNSKFNGICXRDAF; translated from the exons ATGGAGAATGCAGATGGTTATATGGTATTGGATTACAAGAATCGTTTCAAATTCAGGCAGAAATCTAAAG GTTTCTCCCTGTATCTACAATATTATTGTCTTATGCTAGTATGCAGCTGCATTGGGATCCTTATTTTTATGATCACACTGATTTGCCTGAACTTTTGGG GTAAAAGAATGGATTTCTCCCAAAAAGCAATTATCAGCCCTCTAGTAG gaaataattatttGTGCTCAAAAGACTGGCTGCTGAACCAAAAGAAATGCTacatgttttcaatttcttctaaAACTTGGAATGAGA gccatcttgccccctcctccgAGAGTCAACATGATTGTGCAAATCTACAAGCACATTTACCAGTGATCCAAACTTTTAAAGAGCTG GAGTTCATACAA AGGACTTTAAAACCTGGAAGTCCTGGTTGGATTGGACTATATGTTACATCCCCAGGAAAATGGAT TTTTCTCATAATTGGACCAACGGATCACAAGCGCTGTGCTCTCATAACAGGAAATCAGGTATATTCTGAAGACTGTAACTCCAAATTTAATGGCATTTGCTGAAGAGATGCTTTCTGA